A region of Nostoc sp. 'Peltigera membranacea cyanobiont' N6 DNA encodes the following proteins:
- a CDS encoding aldo/keto reductase: MQTLQKLSLPSMGCGTWAWGNQLLWGYDESMDDQLQAVFNLCVNNGVTLFDTGDSYGTGRLNGRSELLLGRFNQEYVGSNKENICIATKLAAYPWRWTRNSMVRACKSSAQRLGKNVDLVQMHWSTANYAPWQERGLLDGLADLYEQGLVKGVGLSNYGPKRLKQVQKKFAERGVPITSLQVQYSLLSTYPVTQLGLKDLCDELGIKLIAYSPLALGLLTGKYSEQGPLPKGIRGLLFRQILTGMRRHEAPSGTKSLLLCLQEVAQFRNKTMSQVAINWCISKGTIPIPGAKSVEQARENIGALGWQLNVSEIAELDRAAANTDKKMVQNIFQTK; this comes from the coding sequence ATGCAGACTCTCCAAAAACTCTCCCTTCCAAGTATGGGCTGCGGGACTTGGGCCTGGGGCAACCAACTGCTTTGGGGATATGACGAAAGTATGGATGACCAGTTGCAAGCGGTGTTTAACCTTTGCGTAAACAACGGTGTGACTTTATTTGATACGGGTGATTCTTACGGAACTGGGAGATTGAATGGTCGAAGTGAGTTACTGCTGGGACGATTTAACCAAGAATATGTAGGTTCAAACAAAGAAAATATTTGTATTGCGACTAAACTTGCTGCTTACCCGTGGAGATGGACACGCAACTCAATGGTAAGGGCTTGCAAGTCATCTGCCCAACGCCTGGGGAAAAACGTAGATTTGGTACAAATGCACTGGTCAACAGCAAATTATGCTCCTTGGCAAGAGAGAGGGCTGTTAGATGGTCTTGCCGATTTGTATGAGCAAGGACTAGTTAAAGGAGTGGGGCTATCTAACTATGGGCCTAAACGGCTCAAACAAGTGCAAAAAAAGTTTGCAGAACGAGGCGTTCCTATTACTAGTCTGCAAGTTCAATACTCTTTATTGTCTACATATCCTGTCACCCAATTGGGACTGAAAGACCTTTGTGATGAGTTGGGAATTAAATTGATTGCCTACAGCCCTCTAGCTTTAGGACTACTGACAGGAAAATACTCTGAGCAAGGCCCTTTACCCAAAGGTATCCGAGGTTTGTTATTTAGGCAGATATTAACGGGAATGCGTAGACACGAAGCGCCTTCTGGCACCAAATCGCTTCTGCTATGTTTGCAAGAGGTGGCACAGTTCAGAAACAAAACCATGTCACAGGTAGCAATTAATTGGTGCATCTCTAAAGGAACCATTCCCATCCCTGGAGCAAAGAGTGTGGAACAGGCGAGGGAGAATATTGGTGCGTTAGGTTGGCAATTAAATGTCAGTGAAATTGCAGAATTGGATAGGGCAGCGGCAAATACAGACAAAAAAATG
- a CDS encoding RNA recognition motif domain-containing protein, translating to MSIYVGNLSYEVKEDDLRHVFAEYGTVKNVQLPIDRETGRMRGFGFVEMESDAQETAAIEALDNAEWMGRSLKVNKAKPKTDGGSSGGRRGGDGGSSRRY from the coding sequence ATGTCAATTTACGTCGGTAATCTATCTTACGAGGTTAAAGAAGATGACCTCCGGCACGTTTTTGCAGAATACGGAACGGTAAAAAATGTTCAATTGCCTATCGACCGAGAAACAGGTCGAATGAGAGGTTTCGGCTTTGTAGAAATGGAATCAGACGCACAAGAAACAGCAGCAATTGAAGCCCTTGATAATGCTGAGTGGATGGGTCGGAGCTTAAAAGTTAATAAAGCTAAACCCAAGACTGATGGAGGTTCCTCTGGCGGTAGACGAGGTGGTGATGGTGGTTCCTCTCGCCGCTATTAA